In Spiroplasma chinense, a single window of DNA contains:
- the rsgA gene encoding ribosome small subunit-dependent GTPase A, whose translation MNKGIILKIVSEYAYVLFEKKLYECKGKGKLRHKNQTPCTGDYVEFEIIDQENLKGSIENILERKNELYRPRITNIDQVVIITSVKEPDLNTFTLNKYLAFVEYLNIKPVLAFTKVDLLEKESEVWEVTNQYKEIGYETYMINNMIDTDKEWVKFCKSLKGLVSVFTGQTGAGKSTTLNHIIPDLFEKTQTISKALNRGKHTTTKNELFIYKDALIGDTPGFSSFELKDIDKYELAHSYRFFAKYMNDCKFNNCIHLRDTPGCNIVKLIDQGKFPEFIYEDYLKMQNELENQERRKKF comes from the coding sequence ATGAATAAAGGAATTATTTTAAAAATTGTAAGTGAATATGCTTACGTTTTATTTGAAAAAAAACTTTATGAGTGTAAAGGAAAAGGAAAATTAAGACACAAAAACCAAACACCTTGTACTGGAGATTATGTAGAATTTGAAATTATTGACCAAGAAAATTTAAAGGGTTCAATTGAAAATATTTTGGAAAGAAAAAATGAATTATATAGACCAAGAATTACGAATATAGACCAAGTTGTAATCATTACCTCAGTTAAAGAACCTGATCTAAATACTTTTACTTTAAATAAATATTTAGCTTTTGTTGAATATTTAAATATAAAACCAGTTTTAGCATTTACTAAAGTGGATTTGCTTGAAAAAGAAAGTGAAGTTTGAGAGGTAACCAATCAATATAAAGAAATAGGTTATGAAACTTATATGATAAATAACATGATTGATACTGACAAAGAATGGGTTAAATTTTGTAAGAGTTTAAAAGGTTTGGTCTCTGTTTTTACAGGACAAACTGGAGCTGGAAAATCTACAACTTTAAATCACATTATTCCAGATTTATTTGAAAAAACACAAACCATTTCAAAAGCGTTGAATAGAGGAAAACATACAACTACTAAAAATGAGTTGTTTATTTATAAAGACGCTTTAATTGGAGATACTCCTGGTTTTTCATCATTCGAATTAAAAGATATTGATAAATATGAGTTAGCACACAGTTATAGATTTTTTGCAAAGTATATGAATGATTGCAAATTCAATAACTGTATACATTTAAGAGATACTCCTGGATGTAATATAGTAAAACTAATAGATCAAGGAAAATTTCCTGAATTTATTTATGAAGACTATTTAAAAATGCAAAATGAACTAGAAAATCAAGAAAGAAGGAAAAAGTTTTAA
- a CDS encoding PTS transporter subunit EIIC, producing the protein MKKIEWEKYSQEFFEAVGGMKNVKDIYHCATRLRFHLVDEEKIDISALKKIAIVKGYNLSEDEHQLIIGTGVVDKFYKVVMRTFEGNGEVNLATKNKVKFWNKNLNFKQNSLALTKRGLNSFAAIFVPLVPVFIAGGMSLALKSLFEQITPNSGFGKILDIIGGGILGSVPAFVGFTAAKRWGGNPYLGMSMGIILIAPALLNSWSNSSPVMIGVDINATEDVVKIAIQEAFDKWKDQKIGEGWTPEQLEAATSGEVIGVYYTIWSGFFKINLIGYQAQIVPILLVLALSVNLERLFRKFIPDTVGIILVPLGVVLISSWLAFWAIGPLGQIIGKGIALGLNGLFKYTNWYGIGFGGMVFAGLYPLIVITGLHQGLLPIDTQLLLETKLQYGHSFSFITPIACASNVAQGCAVLVAAFLIKNKEEKSKVFSGSFGANLGITEPAMFGVNLQIKPLFVGGMIGSAAGGYWSGMTHTVANSVGSASWVGLVQFDWTSTKSSAYFDQTNIHASFQSIPPGVNAVIVMLISGVVAFAASWFLMKTKWGKNSLNEYITNMDIVIESKKERIKKVKNK; encoded by the coding sequence ATGAAAAAAATTGAATGAGAAAAATATAGTCAAGAGTTTTTTGAAGCTGTTGGCGGAATGAAAAACGTTAAAGATATTTATCATTGTGCTACAAGATTAAGATTTCACCTTGTAGACGAAGAAAAAATTGATATTAGCGCATTAAAAAAGATAGCTATTGTCAAAGGATATAATTTAAGCGAAGATGAACACCAATTAATTATTGGTACAGGAGTAGTTGATAAATTTTACAAAGTTGTTATGAGAACCTTTGAAGGAAATGGTGAAGTAAATTTAGCAACTAAGAATAAAGTTAAATTTTGAAATAAAAATTTAAACTTTAAACAAAACTCTTTAGCCCTTACAAAAAGAGGTTTAAATTCATTTGCAGCAATATTTGTTCCTTTAGTTCCTGTTTTTATAGCTGGGGGGATGTCTTTAGCTTTAAAATCACTATTTGAACAAATTACACCAAACTCAGGTTTTGGTAAAATTTTAGATATTATTGGTGGAGGAATTTTGGGAAGTGTACCCGCATTTGTTGGTTTTACAGCAGCTAAAAGATGAGGTGGTAACCCTTATCTTGGAATGTCAATGGGGATAATTTTAATAGCACCTGCGTTATTGAATTCATGATCGAATAGTTCACCAGTTATGATTGGTGTAGACATTAATGCAACTGAGGATGTAGTTAAAATTGCAATTCAAGAAGCATTTGATAAATGAAAAGATCAAAAAATTGGTGAAGGTTGAACACCAGAACAACTTGAAGCTGCAACTTCAGGTGAAGTTATTGGGGTTTACTATACAATTTGATCAGGATTCTTTAAAATTAATTTAATAGGATACCAAGCACAAATAGTTCCAATTCTTTTAGTATTGGCATTATCTGTAAACCTAGAAAGATTATTTAGAAAATTCATACCAGATACTGTTGGAATTATTTTAGTTCCATTAGGAGTGGTGTTGATAAGTTCATGACTAGCATTTTGAGCTATTGGACCTTTAGGACAAATTATTGGAAAAGGAATAGCTTTAGGATTAAATGGATTATTTAAATATACAAACTGATATGGTATTGGATTTGGTGGTATGGTATTTGCCGGTCTATATCCTTTAATTGTTATTACTGGATTACACCAAGGATTATTACCAATAGATACACAATTATTATTAGAAACAAAATTACAATACGGTCACTCATTCTCATTTATTACACCAATTGCTTGTGCATCAAACGTAGCACAAGGGTGTGCAGTATTAGTGGCAGCATTCTTAATAAAAAATAAAGAAGAAAAATCAAAAGTATTTTCAGGTTCATTTGGAGCTAATCTAGGTATTACAGAACCTGCTATGTTTGGAGTAAACTTACAAATTAAACCTCTATTTGTTGGAGGAATGATTGGTAGTGCTGCTGGAGGATACTGATCTGGAATGACCCACACAGTTGCAAACTCTGTGGGAAGTGCATCTTGGGTAGGATTGGTTCAATTTGATTGAACTTCAACTAAATCATCTGCATACTTCGATCAAACAAATATTCACGCATCATTCCAATCAATCCCACCAGGTGTTAATGCAGTTATTGTTATGTTAATATCTGGAGTAGTTGCCTTTGCTGCATCATGATTCTTGATGAAAACAAAATGAGGTAAAAATTCATTAAATGAATATATTACAAATATGGATATTGTAATTGAATCAAAAAAAGAAAGAATTAAAAAAGTAAAAAACAAATAG
- a CDS encoding serine/threonine-protein kinase yields the protein MTKYEAGDMIDGRYEIIKGLGKGGMATVYKALDLITKTFVAIKVMAPDIVVKEAGQERFDVEKESFAKLWDNQYTVKLFDVLQHGAEWFIVLECVEGGTLKDKIKDYGAMTLTEIKNYFIPLCDALQSAHNLQIVHRDIKPDNILLTPAGVVKLGDFGISIMPGYESEAEKAIGTPRYMAPEVLMKMRATPKSDIYSLGIVLYECAVGVAPFIAQDQHMIAKKHIVEKPTPPRQINSSVSQGLENIILKMIEKDPEYRFKNMNEIKIALTNLKSNDNSKPYFYQSRLNNWTNIPSNNKVKIGNTYENLPLTSKTKFTAIFSILFLALILVFVVVLLVL from the coding sequence ATGACTAAATACGAAGCAGGAGATATGATTGACGGAAGATATGAAATCATAAAAGGTCTTGGTAAAGGTGGGATGGCCACAGTTTACAAAGCCTTAGATTTAATTACAAAAACTTTTGTAGCAATAAAAGTAATGGCGCCAGATATTGTGGTGAAAGAAGCTGGTCAAGAAAGATTTGATGTTGAAAAAGAATCATTTGCAAAATTATGAGACAACCAGTATACTGTTAAATTATTCGATGTACTTCAACATGGAGCTGAATGGTTTATTGTTCTTGAATGTGTTGAGGGTGGAACACTTAAAGACAAAATCAAAGATTATGGTGCTATGACTTTAACTGAAATTAAAAATTATTTTATTCCTCTATGTGATGCACTACAATCTGCTCACAATTTACAAATTGTTCACAGAGATATTAAACCAGATAATATTTTATTAACTCCAGCTGGTGTTGTTAAGTTAGGTGACTTTGGTATTTCAATTATGCCAGGTTATGAAAGTGAAGCTGAAAAAGCAATTGGAACACCAAGATATATGGCTCCAGAAGTATTGATGAAAATGAGAGCAACTCCCAAAAGTGATATTTACTCTTTAGGAATTGTGCTTTATGAATGTGCAGTTGGAGTTGCTCCATTTATTGCACAAGATCAACATATGATTGCAAAAAAACACATTGTAGAAAAACCAACTCCTCCAAGACAAATAAATTCTTCAGTTTCTCAAGGTTTGGAAAATATAATATTAAAAATGATTGAAAAAGATCCAGAATATAGATTTAAAAATATGAACGAAATTAAAATAGCATTAACAAATCTAAAAAGTAATGACAATTCAAAACCGTATTTTTATCAATCAAGATTAAATAATTGAACTAATATTCCAAGTAATAACAAAGTTAAAATAGGAAATACTTATGAGAATTTACCTTTAACAAGTAAAACAAAATTCACAGCAATTTTTTCAATTTTATTCCTTGCATTAATACTTGTGTTTGTAGTTGTCTTATTGGTGCTTTAG
- a CDS encoding thiamine diphosphokinase, which produces MKSKCLIVTCENKLNLSYYLKDYFIIGVERGCLDLISKGIEIDYAISDFDHVTNEEFELIKANAKELEVLSNEKDFLDGKEAIQKAYSLGATEVLFVANPTKRNDMNLSVIEFCAKDRVKVLSDTSITYCLQKGENILEFEKYQDYTYITLFPIHQTNVTIEGLKYEASELQLLPYSTRAYSNCFIPYVDGKITTSNAMLVIFGK; this is translated from the coding sequence TTGAAAAGTAAATGCTTAATTGTAACTTGTGAGAATAAATTAAATCTTAGTTATTATTTAAAGGATTATTTTATCATCGGAGTTGAAAGAGGTTGTTTAGATTTAATTTCAAAGGGTATTGAAATTGACTATGCAATTAGTGATTTTGATCATGTAACAAACGAAGAATTTGAATTAATCAAAGCAAATGCAAAAGAACTTGAAGTACTAAGCAATGAAAAAGACTTTTTAGATGGAAAAGAAGCTATTCAAAAAGCATACAGTCTTGGAGCTACAGAAGTTTTATTTGTAGCAAATCCAACTAAAAGAAATGATATGAATCTTTCAGTTATTGAATTTTGTGCAAAAGACAGAGTTAAAGTTTTAAGTGATACTTCTATTACTTATTGTTTGCAAAAAGGTGAAAATATCTTGGAATTTGAAAAATACCAAGATTATACATATATAACTTTATTTCCAATTCATCAAACGAATGTAACAATTGAGGGTTTAAAGTATGAAGCAAGTGAGCTTCAACTATTACCTTATTCAACAAGAGCGTATTCAAATTGTTTTATTCCTTATGTGGATGGAAAAATAACAACTTCAAACGCAATGTTGGTTATATTTGGTAAATAA
- the rpe gene encoding ribulose-phosphate 3-epimerase, protein MKKYIIAPSILTANFLCLEKDLKKLQDAGIEWIHYDVMDYNFVPNLSFGPKILADINSKFNFKMDAHLMVKINNLSVEEYLTPFKNARVDQITLHFEAISKEQFEEFESFCKKNNILISLAISPDTSVEEIKELLPRLDNVLVMSVYPGFGGQKFIQNSAEKIKLLKELKEKNNFKYRVEVDGGINKETFSIVKEAGVDMIVAGSYLVDEKITDLKERVEELEK, encoded by the coding sequence ATGAAAAAATACATTATAGCCCCAAGTATTCTTACTGCAAATTTTTTATGCTTGGAAAAGGATTTAAAAAAATTACAAGATGCAGGAATTGAATGAATTCATTATGATGTTATGGATTACAATTTTGTTCCAAACCTAAGTTTTGGACCAAAAATCTTAGCAGACATTAATTCAAAATTTAACTTTAAAATGGATGCACACCTTATGGTTAAAATTAATAATTTAAGTGTAGAAGAATATTTAACCCCCTTTAAAAACGCAAGAGTGGACCAAATTACATTGCACTTTGAAGCTATTTCAAAAGAACAATTTGAAGAGTTTGAAAGTTTTTGTAAAAAAAATAACATTTTAATTTCTTTAGCCATTAGTCCAGATACTTCGGTTGAAGAAATTAAAGAGTTATTGCCAAGATTGGATAATGTTTTGGTTATGAGTGTTTATCCAGGGTTTGGTGGACAAAAATTTATTCAAAATAGTGCAGAAAAAATTAAATTACTTAAAGAACTTAAAGAAAAAAATAACTTCAAATATAGAGTTGAAGTTGATGGTGGAATTAACAAAGAAACATTTTCTATTGTAAAAGAAGCTGGAGTCGATATGATTGTTGCTGGAAGTTATTTAGTTGACGAAAAAATTACCGATTTAAAAGAAAGAGTTGAAGAACTTGAAAAGTAA
- a CDS encoding glycoside hydrolase family 32 protein, with product MNNLEYKQKLINDNDKKELNEKHLLKMNDPYKNKILLSSYSGLTNDPVGLNYFKGEYNIFLQNAPFTHWHANKSWGYFKTKNFKDYKYLGLAITPSIDEDLNGAFSGSAFIEEGELKYFYTGNRKVNDERISHTIEAKVDVENKETHKKVLFKNPEFTNGECRDPYIFKDGKNKFMACGASNGKKGVFLLWIYDYEKKQWNFHCELKIDLPLELEGYMIECPSFIKINEKDWLLAWSNEQTEEQTPFMHHKTLYAIGNFDKDFMSFKLITEPKLINEGPDFYAPQFFESENGNMMTGWLGNSKNEQNASQENCWAFDLALIRDVNVIDKVLYQKPVIKQLMSEEVFNSFESLNWKNEPLYIQATNKKDFFLEIFNDKNEKLRLVFDGEILKVERDEMTFTDKINLPSYEVNLSSVSEVEIIIDSSVIEIFFNNGEKVISIKYFVKDPSNLNSNLEIKKIVKLNPLNIEWENNIFKQSN from the coding sequence ATGAACAATTTAGAATATAAGCAAAAATTAATAAATGATAATGATAAAAAAGAGTTAAATGAAAAGCATTTATTAAAAATGAACGACCCTTATAAAAACAAAATATTGTTAAGTTCTTATTCTGGTTTAACAAATGATCCAGTTGGTTTAAATTATTTTAAAGGTGAATATAATATTTTTTTACAAAATGCACCATTTACACATTGGCATGCAAATAAAAGTTGAGGGTATTTTAAAACAAAAAATTTTAAAGATTATAAATATTTAGGTTTAGCTATAACACCATCAATAGATGAAGATTTAAATGGTGCATTTAGTGGTTCTGCTTTTATTGAAGAAGGGGAATTAAAATATTTTTATACCGGAAACAGAAAAGTAAATGATGAAAGAATTTCTCATACAATTGAAGCTAAAGTTGATGTTGAAAATAAAGAAACTCATAAAAAAGTTTTATTTAAAAATCCAGAGTTTACAAATGGAGAATGTAGAGACCCTTATATATTCAAGGATGGAAAAAATAAATTTATGGCTTGTGGAGCTTCAAATGGCAAAAAAGGAGTTTTTCTACTATGAATTTATGATTATGAAAAAAAACAATGAAACTTTCATTGTGAACTTAAAATAGATTTACCTTTAGAACTTGAAGGGTATATGATTGAGTGTCCAAGTTTTATAAAAATCAATGAAAAGGATTGATTGTTAGCATGAAGTAACGAACAAACCGAAGAACAAACACCTTTTATGCATCATAAAACTTTATACGCTATTGGAAATTTTGATAAAGACTTTATGAGTTTCAAATTAATTACAGAACCAAAACTTATAAATGAAGGACCTGACTTTTATGCTCCTCAATTTTTTGAATCTGAAAACGGAAACATGATGACTGGGTGACTTGGAAATTCTAAGAATGAACAAAATGCTTCTCAAGAAAATTGTTGAGCATTTGATTTAGCTCTAATTAGAGACGTTAATGTTATTGACAAAGTTTTATATCAAAAACCAGTCATCAAACAATTGATGTCGGAAGAAGTGTTTAATAGTTTTGAATCTTTAAATTGAAAAAATGAACCTTTATATATTCAAGCAACTAACAAAAAAGATTTTTTCCTAGAAATTTTTAATGATAAGAATGAAAAATTAAGACTTGTTTTTGATGGCGAAATTCTAAAAGTTGAAAGAGACGAAATGACTTTCACTGACAAAATAAATTTACCTTCTTATGAAGTTAATTTATCAAGTGTGAGTGAAGTTGAGATCATAATTGATTCTTCTGTAATTGAAATATTCTTTAATAATGGAGAAAAAGTAATTTCAATAAAATACTTTGTTAAAGACCCATCAAATTTAAATTCTAATCTTGAAATCAAAAAGATTGTGAAATTAAATCCACTAAATATAGAGTGAGAAAATAATATTTTCAAGCAATCAAATTAA
- a CDS encoding GntR family transcriptional regulator produces MKKWEEIYNYLLDLIMENKVKAGEFLPSESKLRVKFKASLQPIRKAFSVLIADKLIIPVHGKGYQLINSENNKLFSFSYLYPNAKSIYKYLGKQKVDNELMKKTHFYYEDYVHKIEVKRYIGEKLYIYQISYISDSLLKRELDIEFIQKNGLMKFFTTSLKSPIGFAVKKISTSLKRELVDYDIDEIKSENLILDKGLLFSLGQQLMEYRESYYNEEEFEWSFIEYYR; encoded by the coding sequence ATGAAAAAATGAGAAGAAATTTACAATTACCTTTTAGATTTAATAATGGAAAACAAAGTTAAGGCTGGAGAATTTCTTCCCAGTGAAAGTAAATTAAGAGTTAAGTTTAAAGCATCATTACAACCGATTAGAAAAGCATTTTCGGTTTTAATTGCAGATAAACTTATAATTCCTGTTCACGGAAAAGGTTATCAACTAATAAATTCGGAAAACAACAAGTTGTTTTCCTTTTCCTATTTATACCCAAATGCAAAAAGTATTTACAAATATTTGGGAAAACAAAAAGTTGATAATGAATTAATGAAAAAAACGCACTTCTATTATGAAGACTATGTACACAAAATAGAGGTAAAAAGATATATTGGTGAAAAGCTTTATATCTATCAAATTTCTTATATAAGTGATAGTCTTTTAAAAAGAGAATTAGATATTGAATTCATTCAAAAAAACGGGTTAATGAAATTCTTTACAACTTCTCTTAAAAGTCCAATTGGTTTTGCAGTTAAAAAAATATCTACAAGTTTAAAAAGAGAACTTGTAGATTATGATATAGATGAAATCAAAAGTGAAAATTTAATTCTAGACAAAGGATTATTATTTTCTCTAGGACAACAATTAATGGAATATAGAGAAAGTTATTATAACGAAGAAGAATTTGAGTGAAGTTTTATTGAATATTATAGATAG
- the rlmN gene encoding 23S rRNA (adenine(2503)-C(2))-methyltransferase RlmN: protein MGKTSIFKYTFEELETLLVEQGFNKFSAKQVFDWIYVKFETDFNNMTNLSKSLREFLSENYEAKPLNDLVVKESKDGTIKILFMLDDSRTIETVLMPQKYGQSVCVTTQVGCKMACKFCASGLIKTERNLESDEIVRQIFTMNKLLREKFKDDPENPSARVSHIVVMGIGEPMDNFENVMKFVNIVNDPKGFGIGARHITISTCGVVPKIKEFADLKTQINLAISLHASNNEVRNSMMPINRAFPIEKLLDSIRYYIDSTNRRVTFEYILIDDVNDRPEHAVELAKLIRGINGYVNLIPYNEVEENPYRKSNRIDEFFKILKKQGINAIVRKEFGADIDAACGQLRAKREGVLKNEI from the coding sequence ATGGGGAAAACAAGTATATTTAAATACACATTTGAGGAATTAGAAACTCTTTTAGTGGAACAAGGATTTAATAAATTTTCAGCAAAACAAGTTTTTGATTGAATTTATGTAAAATTCGAAACAGACTTTAATAATATGACAAACTTAAGCAAATCTCTTAGAGAGTTTTTAAGTGAAAACTATGAGGCAAAACCATTAAATGATTTAGTGGTTAAAGAATCAAAAGATGGAACAATCAAAATTCTATTTATGCTAGATGATAGCAGAACAATTGAAACTGTTCTTATGCCACAAAAATATGGTCAATCAGTTTGTGTTACAACACAAGTTGGATGTAAAATGGCATGTAAATTCTGTGCTTCAGGATTAATAAAAACTGAAAGAAACTTAGAGAGTGATGAAATTGTAAGACAAATTTTTACAATGAACAAATTGCTAAGAGAAAAATTTAAAGACGATCCAGAAAACCCAAGTGCAAGAGTAAGTCACATTGTAGTTATGGGAATTGGAGAGCCTATGGATAATTTTGAAAATGTTATGAAGTTTGTAAACATTGTAAATGATCCAAAAGGATTTGGAATTGGAGCAAGACATATCACAATTTCAACTTGTGGTGTTGTTCCAAAAATTAAAGAATTTGCAGATTTAAAAACTCAAATAAATCTTGCAATTTCATTACATGCATCTAATAATGAAGTTAGAAATTCTATGATGCCAATTAATAGAGCTTTTCCTATAGAAAAACTTTTAGACTCAATAAGGTATTATATTGATTCAACAAACAGAAGAGTTACTTTTGAATATATTTTAATAGATGATGTTAATGATAGACCAGAACATGCAGTTGAACTTGCAAAACTAATCAGAGGAATTAATGGTTATGTTAACTTAATTCCATATAATGAAGTGGAAGAAAACCCGTACAGAAAATCAAACAGAATAGATGAGTTCTTTAAAATTCTTAAAAAACAAGGTATCAATGCCATTGTTAGAAAAGAGTTTGGAGCAGATATAGATGCTGCTTGTGGACAATTAAGAGCAAAAAGAGAAGGTGTTTTGAAAAATGAAATTTAA
- a CDS encoding PP2C family protein-serine/threonine phosphatase, giving the protein MKFNHAMLTDIGNYRKANQDYLDFVINKNGDAFGIVCDGMGGHAHGEVASKMAVEKFVQLFKEKDFTALNQKAINRWLRNCVSEILNEMVEHSNENFETRDMGTTLTAILFTQGAAFVINIGDSRTYKIVDDSLFQISQDQNLWNSTPEAERRDIQMSGMYERANDITFWKVLTSALGPQKTLRIDTYFIENPIGTYMLTSDGVHDYIDEKITAATLINKKMKLKEKAKLIVEDAKDNISTDNLSILIIQAE; this is encoded by the coding sequence ATGAAATTTAATCACGCAATGTTAACAGATATAGGAAACTATAGAAAAGCAAACCAAGACTACCTAGATTTTGTTATTAATAAAAACGGGGACGCATTTGGAATAGTTTGTGACGGAATGGGTGGTCACGCTCATGGAGAAGTTGCATCAAAAATGGCAGTTGAAAAGTTTGTTCAATTATTTAAAGAAAAAGATTTTACTGCATTAAATCAAAAAGCAATCAATAGATGATTAAGAAATTGTGTTAGTGAAATCTTAAACGAAATGGTTGAACATTCAAACGAAAATTTTGAAACTAGAGATATGGGAACAACTTTAACAGCAATCCTATTTACTCAAGGCGCAGCTTTTGTTATAAACATTGGAGATTCAAGAACTTATAAAATTGTTGATGATTCTTTATTCCAAATTTCACAAGATCAAAACTTGTGAAATTCAACACCAGAAGCTGAAAGAAGAGATATTCAAATGTCAGGAATGTATGAAAGAGCAAATGATATTACTTTTTGAAAAGTTTTAACAAGTGCTCTTGGACCACAAAAAACTTTAAGAATAGATACTTATTTTATTGAAAATCCAATAGGTACTTATATGCTTACAAGTGATGGTGTTCATGACTATATCGATGAAAAAATAACAGCAGCCACTTTAATTAATAAAAAAATGAAATTAAAAGAGAAGGCTAAATTAATAGTTGAAGATGCAAAAGATAACATCTCAACAGACAACCTATCTATTTTAATAATTCAAGCAGAGTAA